One window from the genome of Spirosoma rhododendri encodes:
- a CDS encoding TonB-dependent receptor, whose translation MKHFFTVCLLFYGTTLFAQRGVITGTISDESGKAIESAHVQIGGTDKGTSTSATGDFQLSNLQPGSYQLIVTGVGYQTIKHSVTVSEGKEATIKLVLRESMQQLQTVEIVGRKETTYKNDVSFIASKTATPLKDIPQSIAYVTKEVMRDQGVFTMGDAVKNMSGVNQFTFYDDLTIRGFRMNGGSTTQLFNGLRTFSGFWKQSPVNYLERVEVVKGAASALYGNSSPGGTINRVTKKPLTTPQKSLMFTMGSFNTTRVLADFTGPMNDAKTLLYRLNIGYVDAQSFRNLQFDKNLVIAPSVSFLPTDRTRINVDLVYNKSNSRLDRGQSVRGNDLYSSSIATALNAVNDYLNQDTYLITTSLNHQFSPRTSINLAHLRTGYTEDLLEHRSSNVNAVDSAGVAIENLVGRQVFVRQTKSFMDNLSVFLNHNATLGKTEHKLVVGYDYIQSTTPKGAGQQTASGYLLKAGGSAAYNPRQASLYQFYTYTSNGVSRSIPRPNVPSYDLTLQNNILEDPTKYTYASVTNNATSATFYSLHGLYVQEQLKISRLQLLLGLRFDTYIDKKGYTTTAETPVTQHALLPRIGAVFTLTPNVNVYGTYTKGYNPQDPTTQSDPLSGGPFDPIRSSLLEAGLKTEWLDGRLVANLALYDITQSNTLYSANAANNPNLMIAIGQERARGVEFDVTGNLLPNWNLIATYSYNDAKITDAGTRSTDQVLVNLQKPNAPKHQGSLWTKYVFTAPALKGLGIGFGGNFVDQRNLSLNNTQTIPAYTLLNAAAYYRIDKFQLQLNVNNLTNATYWVGGYDYLRLFPGAPRNLMTTVSYTF comes from the coding sequence ATCGTGACGGGTGTCGGCTATCAGACAATCAAACACAGCGTAACCGTTAGTGAGGGCAAAGAAGCGACGATTAAGCTGGTCCTGCGCGAGTCGATGCAGCAGTTACAAACGGTCGAGATTGTCGGTCGGAAAGAAACGACGTACAAAAACGACGTGTCGTTCATTGCCAGCAAAACGGCCACGCCCCTGAAAGATATTCCGCAGTCTATCGCTTACGTAACGAAGGAGGTTATGCGCGATCAGGGTGTGTTCACGATGGGCGACGCGGTGAAAAATATGAGTGGCGTCAACCAGTTTACGTTCTACGACGACCTGACTATCCGGGGCTTTCGCATGAATGGTGGCAGCACTACCCAACTCTTCAACGGGCTGCGGACGTTCTCGGGGTTCTGGAAACAGTCGCCGGTCAATTACCTGGAGCGGGTCGAAGTGGTGAAGGGGGCAGCGTCAGCACTGTACGGCAACTCGTCGCCGGGCGGAACGATCAACCGGGTAACGAAAAAGCCGTTGACCACCCCGCAGAAATCACTGATGTTTACCATGGGCAGCTTCAATACGACCCGTGTACTGGCCGATTTTACGGGGCCGATGAACGACGCCAAAACGCTGCTCTACCGCCTGAATATCGGCTACGTCGATGCCCAGTCGTTCCGCAATTTGCAGTTCGACAAAAACCTCGTCATTGCGCCGTCGGTATCGTTTCTGCCCACCGACCGCACCCGGATTAACGTCGATCTGGTCTACAACAAATCAAACAGCCGACTCGACCGGGGCCAGTCCGTCCGGGGCAACGACCTGTATTCGAGTTCGATAGCTACCGCGCTCAACGCCGTCAACGACTATCTAAATCAGGATACATACCTGATTACGACCTCGCTTAACCACCAGTTTTCACCCCGCACATCGATCAATCTGGCGCATCTGCGGACGGGCTACACGGAAGACTTGCTCGAACACCGGAGCAGCAACGTCAACGCCGTTGATTCAGCAGGGGTCGCTATTGAGAATCTGGTGGGTCGACAGGTATTCGTGCGGCAAACGAAGTCGTTCATGGATAATCTGTCGGTGTTCCTGAACCACAACGCCACGCTGGGCAAGACCGAACACAAGCTGGTGGTTGGGTACGATTACATTCAGTCGACAACGCCGAAGGGGGCCGGGCAGCAAACGGCGAGCGGCTACTTGCTCAAAGCGGGCGGGTCAGCGGCTTACAACCCGAGACAGGCCAGTCTGTACCAGTTCTACACCTACACCAGCAACGGCGTCAGCCGCAGCATTCCACGACCCAACGTGCCGTCGTACGATCTGACCCTGCAAAACAACATTCTCGAAGACCCGACCAAGTACACCTACGCATCCGTTACCAACAACGCGACGTCGGCAACGTTCTATTCGCTGCATGGTCTGTATGTACAGGAGCAACTGAAAATCAGCCGACTGCAACTGCTGCTCGGTCTGCGCTTCGACACGTACATCGACAAAAAAGGTTACACGACGACCGCCGAAACGCCCGTAACGCAGCACGCCCTGCTACCCCGCATCGGCGCGGTGTTCACGCTGACGCCCAACGTAAACGTGTACGGCACCTACACGAAAGGCTACAATCCGCAGGACCCCACTACGCAGAGCGACCCACTGTCGGGCGGCCCGTTCGACCCGATCCGTAGCAGCCTGCTGGAAGCCGGTTTGAAAACCGAGTGGCTCGATGGTCGACTGGTTGCCAACCTGGCCCTGTACGACATCACGCAGAGCAACACGCTATATTCGGCCAATGCCGCCAACAACCCAAACCTGATGATCGCCATCGGGCAGGAGCGGGCGCGGGGCGTTGAGTTCGACGTGACCGGCAACCTGCTACCCAACTGGAATCTGATTGCAACCTACAGCTACAACGACGCCAAAATCACGGACGCCGGTACGCGGTCGACCGATCAGGTACTGGTGAACCTGCAAAAGCCCAACGCGCCAAAGCATCAGGGTAGCCTGTGGACGAAATACGTTTTCACCGCGCCAGCATTGAAGGGACTGGGCATCGGGTTCGGTGGCAACTTTGTCGATCAGCGGAATCTGTCGCTCAATAACACGCAGACGATCCCTGCCTATACCCTGCTCAACGCAGCCGCCTACTACCGCATCGACAAGTTTCAGCTTCAGCTCAACGTTAACAACCTGACCAACGCAACCTATTGGGTAGGCGGCTACGACTACCTGCGCCTGTTCCCCGGTGCCCCCCGCAACCTGATGACAACCGTATCATATACCTTCTAA
- a CDS encoding PepSY-associated TM helix domain-containing protein, giving the protein MKHLAIKLHLWLGLASGLVVFIVALTGSMLAFRDELEPLTNARFFTVSSPTNGPRRPLDLLVATATAQFPGKPVSKVIVEDQPDRTVIVELKQSKKAKDVLAVALDPYTGRVVATRVEESAFFPTVLRLHRYLCLGETGKVITGISCSLFLVIMLTGLVLWWPNRKNRAQRFRIKWNASFKRLNWDLHAVVGFYVLPFIFLIASTGLIWSYKWVNNLLFLALDGKPQTKREAPANASAPGEAATGRLTQVLAQTDKQLPHPGRITLTFPETDSLSLTVAKVDETAAVSNIVDFLYFDLRTGLPTGQRLYDEETRGFKARRLIFPVHTGSMFGWPTKLIALLVALLTATLPLSGAYMWWQKRNRKSRPKPIRIRPQQIAPV; this is encoded by the coding sequence ATGAAGCACCTCGCTATCAAACTGCACCTGTGGCTGGGGCTGGCGTCCGGGCTGGTCGTGTTTATCGTGGCCCTGACGGGGTCAATGCTCGCGTTTCGGGACGAGCTCGAACCATTGACCAACGCCCGGTTTTTTACGGTGTCGTCACCGACGAACGGGCCGCGACGACCACTCGATCTGTTGGTAGCGACAGCGACGGCGCAGTTTCCGGGCAAGCCAGTTAGTAAGGTGATCGTGGAAGACCAGCCCGACCGGACGGTGATTGTTGAGCTGAAGCAAAGCAAAAAAGCAAAGGACGTGCTGGCCGTCGCGCTCGACCCGTACACCGGGCGGGTGGTGGCGACGCGGGTGGAAGAATCAGCCTTTTTCCCGACCGTATTGCGACTGCACCGGTACCTGTGTCTGGGTGAAACGGGCAAAGTCATCACCGGCATTTCGTGCAGCCTGTTCCTGGTTATCATGCTGACGGGGCTGGTGCTGTGGTGGCCGAACCGCAAAAACCGGGCGCAGCGGTTTCGGATTAAGTGGAACGCATCGTTCAAGCGGCTCAACTGGGATTTGCACGCGGTCGTGGGTTTTTACGTGCTGCCGTTCATCTTCCTGATCGCATCGACCGGGCTGATCTGGAGCTACAAATGGGTTAATAACCTGCTGTTTTTGGCCCTCGACGGTAAACCACAGACCAAACGCGAAGCCCCAGCCAACGCATCTGCTCCGGGCGAAGCAGCTACCGGGCGACTAACGCAGGTGCTGGCCCAGACCGACAAGCAACTCCCCCACCCCGGCCGTATTACGCTGACATTTCCCGAAACCGACAGCCTGTCGCTGACCGTCGCGAAAGTCGACGAAACAGCCGCGGTCAGCAACATCGTCGATTTTCTGTATTTCGATTTGCGCACCGGCCTCCCCACCGGGCAGCGGCTCTACGACGAGGAAACGCGGGGCTTCAAAGCCCGGCGGCTCATTTTCCCGGTTCACACGGGTAGTATGTTCGGCTGGCCCACCAAACTCATCGCCCTGCTCGTGGCCCTGCTGACGGCGACCCTCCCCCTCTCCGGTGCTTACATGTGGTGGCAAAAGCGCAACCGGAAAAGCAGGCCGAAGCCCATACGCATACGCCCGCAACAGATCGCGCCGGTGTAG
- a CDS encoding ferritin, with product MKDLVRLRSSVKESVELALNQQIQMEMVSSSKYLAMAGWCDRNGFDYSAGFFYKQSDEERNHAMKIFHYLSDQGGTAHSPEVPAVEQEFDSLRAVFEGALEQEVAVTDSINRIIMVCRRENDFATDELMKWYVKEQMEEEYIARRCLDLFDQIPADQIFELDKQLASVTYDGNPFE from the coding sequence ATGAAAGACCTGGTAAGACTCCGTTCGTCGGTTAAGGAGAGCGTCGAACTGGCCCTGAATCAGCAGATTCAGATGGAAATGGTTTCATCCTCGAAATACCTCGCGATGGCAGGCTGGTGCGACCGCAACGGCTTCGATTACAGCGCGGGCTTTTTCTACAAACAGTCGGACGAAGAGCGGAACCACGCCATGAAAATTTTCCACTACCTGAGCGATCAGGGCGGTACGGCGCATTCGCCCGAAGTACCGGCCGTCGAGCAGGAGTTCGACTCGCTGCGGGCCGTATTCGAGGGCGCGCTGGAGCAGGAAGTCGCTGTAACGGATTCGATCAACCGCATTATCATGGTTTGTCGCCGGGAAAATGATTTCGCTACCGACGAACTGATGAAGTGGTATGTGAAAGAGCAAATGGAAGAGGAATACATCGCCCGTCGCTGCCTCGACCTGTTCGACCAAATTCCGGCCGACCAAATCTTCGAACTCGACAAGCAACTTGCCAGCGTTACGTACGACGGTAATCCGTTTGAGTAG